The stretch of DNA AGTGGGGAAAACGGCAGACGAGCTCatgggagaggcgcagaccGATTATTCTCTCCAGTATCGCGGTGTACCGTACGTGCcagcttcgcttcctccagAGCTGCCGTCGTCATTGCAGTATGATTCCCTAACGCTGAGCGACTTCAGGTACCGTTACTGTTTCGACGTGCTAAGCACCTGTGATGCGTGTCAGTTTTCATGTGGGGAACCATTCAGTCAGCAGGGGATTATGCTACATGAGCACACTCATAAGTTAGCGCATGATACGTCAGAGGGTGAAACGCCTGCTATAGCGGGGTTCCAGTAGGCCGAAGCCCTATCCCATTACCACCTCTACTAGAGTAAGTCACCCACCAGGCAACTGTTGCTGTCACTTGTTGGTAAACGGCTGCGGCTCGAAACTGGCACCGGGCCCCTATATTATGGCAGCTCGCCCCTGTAGACAGTCTTGCATCTTTTTGTACCGGACTATGCTTATCAGGAACCGCTTGTGCAGAATGAGTGATTGCAACATGTAGCTAAGGTGGTTGTATTAAGAAACTGTGTGATCTTCCAAATGCACTGTGAATATGGCAGCCAACAACCACATGGCTTCGGCGGCTCTGCCGGTGAAAATTCCGGATTAAACACACCCCAAAATATCGATTTGGGCGACAGGTAAGTACATGATAACTTCTTGATGGAAAGCAACCAAACataaagagaaaagaaaaaaccaagTTTTTTGTCAAAGCATTCGCCAATCACGGCATATCCTGAAGATCGTTCTAAGTTTTCACACGACGTTTACTTTCTTCCGGAACGGTTCAGCTTCGCGTGAGGTGGAAAGACACagtggaaggagagggagtgTGTCATTAATGGGATAAAAGTTTTGATACCCTACCGACAAGCAATTGTATAGGGGGACCAAGCACACTCGCCCAGATTTTACCGCCGAGTCCACTAACTCGATGCTGGTCAGATATGGTCCATGACTGCCCGCGCGGAACAGCATACTCCGCGACCTACAGTCGCTTTCATGATCGCATTGAGTTGCCCAGTCACCCGGCAAGTCTTCCTATGTTTGTACTACTAACAGATGTCGTCCAAACTTGTGGTAAAATGCTAGAATAGCTTAATGATACACATGTATTCAGGCTAGTTCGCACGACAATATTGAAGAATTTCTGTGGTGGTTTGCTTGGCTCGGCATAAATATGTCGGGTTAACTGCAAAGAAGGGATCTTGAGTCTCGGTCGTCTCAAATCATAAAACACTTCATAGCGGCGTTCGTGCAGGGGGGTGACACGGACTTCCCGAACGTGTGAGCAGAGGGGAAGCGGTGACAACTGAGGAAGCGTCGTGGGGCACCTATACAGGTACAGCCTTCTTTTGTGCCCTCTGTTCAGGGAAGACGAACCTCAACCACTTAGACATGTTGCTGATGAGGCGGCTCAAGGACGGTAGAGGTTCGCCCTCCGATTTGCATGATGGTCCACTCTTCGGTATGGGAGGTTGCGTTAAGAGGCTTCACATACGAAGCACcgcgacgaaaaaaagaacgACGAAACGCAGCGCGGTAGAGTGCAGCTATATTGCCGGCATTTGTTTCCGGACAGTGAGCAGGAACTGTGTCAGCGTCTTCAAAACAGCAAGGCAGATTCTGGTATGCTGTGGAGTTGACAGGACAATAACGAGAGAGCACTTCCTTCGTCTGTCGGGATTATATTTTGCGTGGCACTGGAAAGCGGAGTCCGACTACATTATATTCTCTTCGAGGGAAACGGGCCAGCCGATTTCATTGTCGTTTATTGCCCCATTGCAGTCTTCCAGTTTTCTCCAAAGCTCCGTCTGTACCTGTGCAACGGAGGCTGACGAACGCTGATCAACGTCCTGTGGTGGTTGCGCTTTGCTTTGTCGAGGAAACAACACAGTGCTTGCGGAGCACTGGTCTGACTATAGGGCCACGCACCATGGGCTGGCTGCTGGAGAAAGACTTGTGCTCATTGCAGGTTAAAAGGCTTCACAGCTGCGTTGGGCCCTAACTTTTGTACTTAACGTGGTTCGTCTGAAACTGTTTAATGCACTCTCGTGGCATCCCGCATACAGTGGTGCTCTCGCACCAGGTGGCGACATGCAACTGTGAAACGGGCCCGCTCATGAATCCGCACGGTCGGTAGCATAGTTTCGACAGTGCAAGTCCGATAAAAGGTGAACCGGTACAATTCATCTATGGTGACCTTCCACAGTTCCACGGAGACGAACTATCGACGCAACTGCATCCAGTTCGCTGAAATAGAGGAAAGACGACTGTATATTTGCCTCCGTCCGTGGCGTTTGATCAATCGACCTCGTAACTACCTATGAGAGGCGAACAGCAGTAACAGCAAAACACAGCATCGATTTCTTTTGAGTGGTGCAACCACATCGGGGAGCGTATCATGCCTCCCGCGGCGAGTCAGGGATCTTACCCCAGGAACCGTGGACGGCGGGGTCCTATGGGCATAGGCCACGCATTTTCGGTTTCCGCTTCTGTGCTAAACGCAACAAGTCAAGTCACtcgcgggagaagaggagggctTCAGGTTTCTTCAACACATATCGGTAAGGACGGAAGAGTGACGACGCTAAAGGGACTCGAAGGTAATAAGGGATGAGTGAAGTCGAAGAAATTCGCGGGATCCTGATGAATCGGCCACCCGAAATGCTACCGCAGACACTGCCAGTTCCGTTTGACAATTCCTGCATAGCCTTCATGTCCGGTTGTCAAAATCAGTCCTACATTATAGACAAAGACTCCGAGAGCTGCCCCCCGTTCCAGAGCGTGCAAACGGGACTGGGCAAAACCGGTCACTGCCTTGTTGAGGGGGACAATATTACGAACTATTCCGGTGATTTCCTCCTCAACATATCTCTTCAACATCTCAGAGATCCCTGCCGTTGTGCACGTGAACACATAATGCTTCTGGGGTCCATGGGATCTtgaggaagcaaagaagcggATTGCCAAGCACACCTGCCTGCAGTTGTTCCTGAGCCGAGGACAAATGACCCGATTGGGTTGCTTTATATGCCCCTATGACCAACTTAGATTGTCGCAACTCGGCAAGTGAGACAATCAAATCAGCAGTAGACACCGATATAAATAAAACAGCAACTGCGTTGGACAATAGCACTGGGCGGCAGAACCGGACTGGACGGCACACCAGCTGGGCCGCTCATGTTCCTAGACAACTTCCCAAGACGGCGCGTAGTATTTTCAAAACGTGGGGCAGCCTTCGTTTCCACTTTACTAGTTTTGCTAATCGAGCACTCACTTTAGTGTGGGAGTAATTCTTCTATGCTGTATCGATGGTAAAAAATTCCAGTTTTTCGTGTCAACGTGCTTGCTCTCCGCATGGCGCCTTGCACTGGCAGCCGCGGATGTACAAGGGAATAGAGGCTGTTCCACGTTTTCTGCGGATATCCGGCCAGGCAAAAAATACGTACGGGCGATAACTGACGCTTGCTCACCTAGTGGTTTTCCTACAACGCTTTTTCAAAGTGGAATGGCTTCTGGGGCAAGGAAGGGCGTGGGTTTTGTGTGTTGGGTGCCGAAGTGTTTGCCCTAGGGCACGGCTTTTCCCAGCGAACGTAGCACAAGACATGCGACGCTTCTGATTGAAAGCGACACTGCAGCCTGGATTATCTAattttttcgtttttcgtgCACATCCATTCATCGCTTCCATCGCCTTTAGCTACGACCACATGGTGAATAAGGAGCTGGTACACACGAGAGTTCACAACACGACTTTAGAGGGAGCTCAGTTGCCCCAGCCACAACGAAGGCGGTCTGTCGTCCTCCAAACTGCAACGTTCACCTCTTCACGAGCTTCAGCAGCCAAGGAGAAGACCTCCGGTCAAAGAAGACCGTCCTTTGTCTGACTTTTCTGTGGTACTGAATACAAGACGGTCGGGCGAAATGCTGCATTCTTAGAGGTCACCCCGTCCGCCTTGGAGGTAATCGGCCTTCTTTTCCCATTTGCACCTGACTTGTGAACAAATCCTGGCGGACTCCAACCTGTGGCTGTTGGAAAGAGTCTACGGAGTTCCTGCCGTTTTAGATACAAGTGCGTGTGGTCTCTCTCAGACTCTACTTTTAATCTGGTAGCCGTGATAGCGCTGTAGTGCGGCTGTTCTCAGCTTTTCGAACCACTTGGAGGCCTTATGACGCCATGAAGACTCGTCATTCTTACTATGTTTCATTCCCTGTGAGGACATCGACGTTCTCCGTATGTCCACTGAAGTCCCGGTGAAGTCTGCAAGTCCTTCAGAACAGCTGCGTGTCCATTGGCGACAGTTGTCAGTGTTGTACACAGAATAGTGACTCCTCACCCGTGAGAAGCAGGTGTATGCTTGCTAGCCTTTTTCAcaacgtctctctcgctgggTGGCAATGCACTCGTGTGACTCCAGCGTGAATGCCATGGGTCAGCGCTAGGGCGCAGCACGTGCGGGGCGACACTTTCTTGGGGTAACCGGCGTTCATCGGCGCACGCGTGCGTCACACGAAACCGCCGAAGTATGCAGCCTCCGGCAGCGGGTTCTTGCggcggggaaggcggcgaaccGCCTGCTCTTagccggagagagagtgcCGGAGAGGCGCGTTCGGGAACGGCGATGTTGGACCTGGATATGGTTGAGAAGTTGAAGCAAAAGTACATAAAGTGCAAGCAACAGAATGACCGCCTCAAGGAAGTCTTGCTGCAGATGCAGCAACACGGCGAACAGAAGGCCTCTTCAGAACACCAGGAACAACTGGCGACACTTCAGCGGCAGGTCGAGCAATTACAGCAACAACTGAAAGTTCGAGACATGGAACAACGGCAACACCTAGAGGAGCTCGACGCCTTGCAATATACCAACCGGAAGCAACAGCAACAGCTTCAGCAGCTTCAACAGGCTACTGCTTCGGCCTCTGGAGGCCTCGCCGGTGCTGGGGGAGGCACCAAGTGGGGCATTGCGCTCCTTGCAGGAGCTTCGACCGGCAAcgccgcgagggaagaaagcgagaggcgcttGACTGAAGAACTCCAGGTGCGCGTGGTCTGAATagacaggggagaaagggagaatcATTCAGTGGAGCAGCCGTGGACCAGGTTTGAAAAGAGGGCGCGAACGCCTGCAGAGCGCTCACCTCCGACGCTTTGGGTCTCATCTAAAGGTAGAGGCGTTGCAAGAGGGACGGAAGGGGTAGGGCTTTTTAGGCAGGGGAGGTAGCCTGTTCCTTCATTTGTTGTGTAGCCGTAggttctcctcgcccctgtcACTGGTTTCGGTGCGCGCGCAGCATGAAACCTTCCCGACTTTCACTCTTCTCTGTGCGGTTGTCACCTTTGAGTCTTTTGTTTTCCCAAAAGATGTTCGGAAGCCTGTTTTCTGGCCTTCACTTTGTCCACGCAGGTGCTCAGGGACGAGCTTGAGCACAAAATCAGGGAGAACGAGCAGTTGCACGTGCAGCAGTtcgaagagaaacaacggCAACAGGTTCAGCAGGAGAGGCTCGCCAGGCTGGACGAGGAGCTCCAGCAAGCGCAACACGCGTGTCAGCAACTGCGCCACGAGCGGGCTGAGACAGAGCGACGAGCACAGACACAGGAGGTGCTTTAccaggaagagcgcgaacaGAAGCGGCAGCTTGAGGAGCGCTTCAGGGAACTGAAGAACGAAACTCATCTTCAGCTTACTAGGTATGAACGAGTAGCAGAACATTTGGCTGCCGCACCGAGGGAAATCTTCCGAGGCGCACTGTTTCTCGCTTGgccctctcttcgctttggCCGGTTCACGGGTCCTCCCGccgcctcgtttcttccgtgtctTGCGAGCGTTCGAGTTCCAGTCCAGACCTAGAAAAGTGTGGGGCAGCAGGCAACGAAGAAGTCGCCCACTGGGACAAAAAGAGGGGGAACTAGCCACGGGGCACCGACGCACCTCCAGTGGCGCAGGGTGCAGAGAGGCTCTTCCCGTGGCACAGCGTTTGCATTGGAAAGAAGCGATTTTCGCAGTGTCCGAGTCACTCGCTCCGCTTATAGTTTCACGAGTCGTTTCGTTCGGAATCGGCTCCGCTCTGCACTTTGTTTCAGGCTGTCTGAACAGAAGGATACGCTCCAGCTCCAGCAGGCTCAGCTCCGCCGCTATTTCCGTCGGCGGCTTCCTGTGGATCTCCgccgctttcgccttctcgcgagTTACGACGTGCCTtgtggaggcgccgccgccgtgcTGGCAGCCTACACTGTGGCCGAAAGGCAAGTGACTTCGGCGACAGGGTGTCTGTTGGTTCGTCTGCAGCAGCTTCTGGCTGCCTGGAGTGAGGCTCTTTGCTCGGGGGGTGGGCGAACCGGCGCAGGCGACTCCCATGGCGGGGCAGATTCGGGCCTAAGGGGCGGCGCCATCTCGCCCCAGGGGACCGGTGAGCGATCGCTTTCCGACGGCCCCGCAGATGTGTCGGCTGCCGGTCTTGTGGCTATCGGAGGCAAAGACAGGGACCGATCGCAGGGTGAGACCGTGCGGCCGGGAGTGAACGGAGCGCGTCAACACGCCGTCCCCAGTGGGGGGAACACAACGGCGGCGGTGTCAGGCATTCACTTCAAGTTGACTGTCGCCAATCAGAAGGCCTTGGACGCCCTTCtcgaagcgaggaagagcatCGATCCCGTCAAGCGGTACTTGCTGCAGAAGCTGGTCGCGCCACGCGAGTCAGGCGACGCCGTAGGGCTCCCTCGAACGTGGGGAtacggagaggaaggaacctGCAGCAAGAACGACCGGTCTCCGCGGGGTGGGTTTCATACCCGCGAGAGTGAACTTCAGTGTGACGGGCGTGAACACGGTTCAGAGGGAGTGGTGACCGCGGTCGAGGCACAAAGTCGTTTGCGTCAGCTACGAGTCGCGATTCGCCGTTTCATCagtttctccctcgtttccctgACACTGGAAACGGACGCGTTTCCCATTCTTGACAACCCAGAGGAAGCGGCCAACGCGGACGCCTTCGAGCCCAGTCCGGGCTCTGAGGCCCGATGGTCGGCACGCCCGGGATCTGGAGGCGCGGGGCCGAGCTCGGGGTCTCGAAGccagacaggagacgcacgcCGGTCCACGACCGCCTTCATCGAGGCTTCTCGCCGATTCGCCAAGTGCCTGTCTGTTCTCCTCGAAGTtgcgcagcttctctttttcccacCAGGTAGGCCGCAGGAGGGCGCCGCCCCGGATCCTCTCCCCGAAGTGGCGAGCCAGGCCTCAGGCTGGCCAAACTCGCTAAGAGACTTCCTGGACTCACCTGACGGCGCGCGGCAGCGGTTCGCGGGGTCACGAGCCGCAAAGAAGCGCGCGACTCGGGAAAAGAGCACGTCGGGGACTTCTCCGGGAGGCGGAGTTGGAGAGCTCCTGCCGTCCGAAGGCCCCAAGGCCTGCGTGGAGGCGTtgacgcgtctctctcacgAGCATTTCCGCGTGCTGAGAAGCGCGGTGGCGCCaagggagagcgaagaaccgGATGAAGAGGCCCTTGCAAATGCTGGtgaagcagacgagagagccgAGACAGACGAAGCTGGGAAACCGGTCCATTCCGGTTCACAGCCACCTGTTCCCAAGGCTGGTCAACCCAGTGGAACTCGGTTTTTTCGtcaagaagagggagaagcttTGTTCGCGGCAGCGGAGAAGTCAGCTGTCGCTAGGGCAGCGGCGATATCTGCAGTAAAGCACGACGTCGCCAAGCATTTCCTTCAGCAAGTGTTCTTCAGGCACCTCGACGAAGCCATGATGAACATGGGTAAGCCACGACTCGTAGCAGGCCCCAGCAAAGTGCAAACCTGCGCAGCGTTGACTCTCTGGAGGCTGTCCAAACTCCGGCGCGACGGCTTCTCTGGCAAAACCGAACTACATAATTCGTTTTTCCCCCGTCGGTGTCCAACGGTGCCCCTGTGTATGTTCCGCGGTTGCCGGACTGGTGTATCTGGCCGGTCCTTCTGAACGGGCTCCCACGGTCCCCTCACATCGATTTCCAGCGCCGCGTACGCGCGTTGTTGGTCCTGCATGGGCATTTTGGGCAGTGTGCAGTCGATCTGAGATCATGAacggcgcctctgtctccctgttACACAGCGACGATGGAAGGCTGTATCTCCGCGCGGATGTGCCGGCCCCACGTCGTCGAGGGTCacctccttcccctctctgggtaagttcttctctcgcgctttgtTGCTGCTCTCCGCAGTCAGGACCTGGACCTGACAGCGGCGTCTGCCGTTTCTTCACAGGAAGCACTGCGCGTCTCTTTGCTTCGGTGAAGGCTGAACGTGGGCGACAGAGCCTGCAGAGAGCACGAGGATCGCCTGGTACTCTGTCTTCCGCGCCTGTTCCTTTTTCAGGGGCAGCGACGCCATGGTTGATCTGGTCCAGGCCCTCAAGTTGATAGATTCTTACATcccttttcccgctcttctcccgcaTCTGTCTTCGATgggggcgaagaaggccgcgaTGCCCACCTCCGATTCCGCTGGCgggtctccttcctcgtcccaCTGGACAGCCGCAAGGAGCGAGTTGGTGTCCATGCCCATGCGATTCACGATGCctgaaaaaaggaaagagggaacgaACAGTACCGTCGCCGTTTTGCGCGAGGGTCTGGGggccctcgtctcctctcgtctcgctctctggtctcgctttctccgcctccctgTCCTGGACTCGGCTCTTTACAggtgagaagaaagcaacggGAAGTTGGGAAACCTGTACCGCACGCAATCGTGCGGTCCGGTTTGTAAACGCCTCGTGCAGGCTGCGCGGCCAGTTGCAACCTTgacgcagacgagaaggcctCCGTACAGCCCCAGCTGACTCCGTCCTAGTCAGCACTGCCTCTCGCACGCGTTGCAGGCAAACTCGAGAAAACCTGTAGATTCCCTGGGTGAAAAGAAGCCGTCGGAGGCGGAGCTGAACATGAGGAAAACTGACACGATCAAAGCAAGAAAGCACGTGAAAGATGTCGTGCTCTGCCCTGCTATCAGTCGAAGTGTAACTGTGGAACGAACGTTAAATATCGTCGTCATCGGCACAGAATTTGAGAGCTgctgcggcgagagaggcgcagcggaATTGCGAACCGTGAGTTCCGACGAGGCATGCAGTAGATCGTGATATTTTCATTCGGGGAAAGTTGAGCAACAAGTCCTGCGGCGTCAGGACAAGCTCTGTTGGAGTTGGTGTCCTTTAGAGAGGGACACGGCTTCTCTGCGCTGCcgcccttttttctgtcttttccgttCGCCCTTTCCCGCTGTTTCCCTTTTGCTCGCACTCCgctctttgccttttctgtctgaTTTGGCTTCTCCATTTCGCTTCAAATGCCCGAACGGCCCCATACATAGTACTTTTATGATCCCAAGCTGGTTGTCCCGTAATAATCGACGTTGCTTATCTGATGCCTCCCTTGTGCATTTCTTCGGTGTCCTTGCCTCTGCCCCCGCTGTCTGTCCCCGCTTTCCCAGGCTGCAAGACTTCATGAGGACGCGCCAGGACGCCCTGCGGAGCGCCCCGCCTCGCATGCTGCGTGACGACGCCCTGTACTTTAGAGAAGAAGTTCAGGTTAGCGGCAACCCAAGACAGCaggtctcctctcttcttttcaaaCTGCGACTGCACACCCGAGGCGGTTCCAACTCGAAATGAAAAAGGCTTCACAACACTGAATACGGCAGCGTTTATCCTCAAGGCTCAGATCGCTTCATTCGTGCTTTCGAAATAGACAGTCTCTCTGCTTACTGGGCCTGTCCCACGCTGTTTTTTGTAGTTGAGACTCTCGTACAGAATGATCCTCTcctgtacacacacacatatctGCTGTTTTCAAAGGTAAGCGCGGAATCCTCGTTTGAGGCGAAgtgcgtctctccagagTCGCCCACGGAGAGGAAGTCGTTGTCGGAGAATGGACTGGTGTTGCCTTGTGAGTCCTTTTAACTTCTGCGCTTTGGACGTTCCTGGCTCGGTTTTCCGCACAGAGACtgacagaagaagagcagcGTCTTCACAGGCGGTTGGAGTCCGTTCAGCTCGACTACGACGAAGTTTTGGAAGAGCGGGATCAGGTGAGGCAACAGTCGCTAACGGCAGTTCAGGCCTACGTGCTCCGGTGATCGGTTGGTCACACCAATCTTCACTCGTGTAGTAAGCAACAGTGGACGGAACTTTCAACTCACCCCGCTGTTTGAAGGCTGGCGAGGAACCCGGGTTTCTTAAGTGCAGTTTCTTCTCAGGGATGCGCTTCCCCCGCCTGAGGCTCTTTGTGCCTTCCCGTTATGTATCTTTTGCCCCCCAGTTGATGCAGGACAAGGACGAGCTTCGCGACCGCTACGCCGTCATGCAGACCCGCTTTGAAGTACGTGGGGGCGACTCGTGTCCCTGTTTCATCGAACAAGTTTTTAATTCATGGAGACGCCTGAGAACAAAGGAATCTGCCGATCGCACTGTACTTTGCTTGGACGCATGCCTAGGACAGAGTATCGGCCTTGAGTACACGCACCTGCTGCTACCTCGTGGAGGCAGACTATCGGACCGAGAGTCCGCTGCAGAATAAGGGAACCGAACTCTGAGGGAATTCCAGTGTCTGCGAGGAACTGcgtctgcagagaggagagaaaaacttcctctccgcgtctaCAAGTTCGGAATTGGCGTCGGCGGGGACATGCTTCTGCCCCACGAGTATGCTCACCCAGAGGCGGCTGAAATCGGACTGGTCACTGTGCGGCTGAGCGCCatcggagaagaacggatgGTGCGGTAGACACTCAACGACGAAAAGATACCTATTTCCGTCTTACTTGCCGACTCGAGGTCACTGGCGGCAGACGGTGGGGCGTGTTTTTCGTCCCCTGTCACTGCGTTTTCGCGTGTGCTGTGTCGCTCCTGTCTAGCTCGCGCGTGGAGGGTTCAGTTCCCACGGCGCCTCGGCTCTCCAGCGCCCGCTGCAGCTGgggggcgagaacgaggtACCGTCGACAGGCAAAGGTACGTTATCAGGATGCGGCACGGAATACCGGGAAAGCTCTCCTCGGCCTGCACTGGATCTGGGGCCAGACGAACAGGGTTGATGTTTTGTACCAGCCGATCTAAAACCGTGACGTCTTTGTGTTACGTGGTGGGCGGTGTGTTTAAGACTAGCTTGCTTGCGCGCGTTTTAATATGCAGTTTAGTAGGATGCTGTGAGACGGAATCGTCATTGAGTGCGGGAGTCGGGAAAACTGAGAATTTCGACCCCAGAGTTTTTCTTGCGGTTCAGCCAGTGCAAACTCTCGGCACTGCGGGGAGCTGGAAACAAGCAAGACACCCGATGCGCGATAGCCGCGTTCTTCACAGTCCGTGTGTGGAGCGTCGCTGTCGCTTTTGTTCAGCGGGAGACGATTCGAAACGAAGCGGCGACCGTGGAGCTCTCGGGTCCCCGCGGAATGGAGAGCaagcgcgtgtgtctccagaGAGGGACAGCACGCACTGTCATTCTGGTGAGAGGAG from Neospora caninum Liverpool complete genome, chromosome XI encodes:
- a CDS encoding putative Trichohyalin — translated: MQPPAAGSCGGEGGEPPALSRRESAGEARSGTAMLDLDMVEKLKQKYIKCKQQNDRLKEVLLQMQQHGEQKASSEHQEQLATLQRQVEQLQQQLKVRDMEQRQHLEELDALQYTNRKQQQQLQQLQQATASASGGLAGAGGGTKWGIALLAGASTGNAAREESERRLTEELQVLRDELEHKIRENEQLHVQQFEEKQRQQVQQERLARLDEELQQAQHACQQLRHERAETERRAQTQEVLYQEEREQKRQLEERFRELKNETHLQLTRLSEQKDTLQLQQAQLRRYFRRRLPVDLRRFRLLASYDVPCGGAAAVLAAYTVAERQVTSATGCLLVRLQQLLAAWSEALCSGGGRTGAGDSHGGADSGLRGGAISPQGTGERSLSDGPADVSAAGLVAIGGKDRDRSQGETVRPGVNGARQHAVPSGGNTTAAVSGIHFKLTVANQKALDALLEARKSIDPVKRYLLQKLVAPRESGDAVGLPRTWGYGEEGTCSKNDRSPRGGFHTRESELQCDGREHGSEGVVTAVEAQSRLRQLRVAIRRFISFSLVSLTLETDAFPILDNPEEAANADAFEPSPGSEARWSARPGSGGAGPSSGSRSQTGDARRSTTAFIEASRRFAKCLSVLLEVAQLLFFPPGRPQEGAAPDPLPEVASQASGWPNSLRDFLDSPDGARQRFAGSRAAKKRATREKSTSGTSPGGGVGELLPSEGPKACVEALTRLSHEHFRVLRSAVAPRESEEPDEEALANAGEADERAETDEAGKPVHSGSQPPVPKAGQPSGTRFFRQEEGEALFAAAEKSAVARAAAISAVKHDVAKHFLQQVFFRHLDEAMMNMATMEGCISARMCRPHVVEGHLLPLSGGSDAMVDLVQALKLIDSYIPFPALLPHLSSMGAKKAAMPTSDSAGGSPSSSHWTAARSELVSMPMRFTMPEKRKEGTNSTVAVLREGLGALVSSRLALWSRFLRLPVLDSALYRLQDFMRTRQDALRSAPPRMLRDDALYFREEVQRLTEEEQRLHRRLESVQLDYDEVLEERDQLMQDKDELRDRYAVMQTRFELARGGFSSHGASALQRPLQLGGENERETIRNEAATVELSGPRGMESKRVCLQRGTARTVILECSGLSCVVNGPGSQHLGAAVAAVAAEDACAAAAKLMVMARGFRLSGSETSLPALGCPSREAAAAMMEAALLQRGSIFRAASESAVSTAATDAAEAVIASLEACEGTGDGKSAIESLEYQQELRQVYVQQVQQLLQHVQTSEDALAALKMQLSSCLKTIHALDSQRHVLQRQLQEQQSAAAAAASAARLAEVKYMEQLSVLSEHYCQEGEKRKAVEVHMDDMRKQRVLCGRCGVWNSLGFLLGATSGGACTMCHGRVIEPPA